A window of Candidatus Poribacteria bacterium genomic DNA:
AGCAGATTTGGCGGAACTTATGGTCGGTCGTCCCTTTGAAATAGGTGTGCCTGATCGTCGAAAGAAGAATGATAGGTACGAAAGCGAGCTCGCCTTAGAGGTTCGGAACCTTACGGTTGCCCCAATATCTTGTCCAGCCGGGCTGACTGATGCCTCCTTCAAAATCCAAGCTGGTGAAATTCTAGGTGTTGCTGGAATTAGCAGCAATGGACAAGACGAACTGGTTGCCGCTTTAACAGGAACAACTCAATTTGATGGGGATCTCCATTTACCGCCAACCCAAGACCACCGAATTGGATTTATACCAGGGGATCGTCGAGGCGTTGGAGTCGCGCTGCCCCTTACTGTTGAAGAAAATCTGAACATGCGTGATTTTCGACAGGACGGTTTCTCATTCGGGCCACTAATGAACAAGCCTCGATTAGAATCCGAAGCGAAAAAAAAGATTGAAAAATTCGGCATCCAACCATCTGATCCTAACGTCAAAACTTCGACGCTTTCTGGCGGCAACATTCAAAAAATATTGCTCGCTCGCGAGTTGGCGAATCACCCCAATCTTATTATCGCAGTAAATCCCACCGCGGGCCTAGACGTTGCGACTGTAGATTTTGTGCATCGAGAGATAACACAGCAAGCAGACGCAGGTGCCGCTGTCCTTCTCGTATCAGAAGATTTGGATGAACTACTTGTCTTATGCGATAGAATTGCTGTGCTATTTGAGGGACATATCGTGGGGACCTTTAACGCTGCCCTTGATGTCCGAAATTCAATTGGTCTTGCAATGAGCGGAATAGACACGTTCTCTAAACAAGGGGCCTTGCCAGGACAACCAAAACCTATCATGGAGTTTCAGAATGCAACCGAGTGGCTGGATAAATCGTTGGGATAGGCAGCGGGTTTTTACGATAGTTTCGTTGCTGGTAGCTCCGTTGTTGATGGCCATCCTACTTCGTGCAGTAGGCAAGAATCCTGTTTCTATCTTCTGGGCAGTTATCGTAAGCGGCTTCGGTAATCCCCTCGGACTTACAGAAGCAATTACACGAATGACACCGATTTTCTTGTGTGCTTTAGCAGTCGCTA
This region includes:
- a CDS encoding ABC transporter ATP-binding protein: MNRVKPQTIIKETPRESHVMEFNGKELPHVKKTVISISEMSVRLLNITKQFPGGVIANQGITCEAKAGEIHAILGENGAGKTTLMKILAGFHTPNTGRIEIDGQEMVFHSPKDAKLAGIGMVHQHFSLIPALTVGENLALGSSSTPWVLKSKQWNQHLMDSADHLGFDIRPDVNVSQLSMGERQRVEIFRLLLEGAKVLVLDEPTSILAPKEAERLFVHLQEFAESGHTIFLVTHKIDHVKAIADRVTVLRRGQVVATQEAAELSEADLAELMVGRPFEIGVPDRRKKNDRYESELALEVRNLTVAPISCPAGLTDASFKIQAGEILGVAGISSNGQDELVAALTGTTQFDGDLHLPPTQDHRIGFIPGDRRGVGVALPLTVEENLNMRDFRQDGFSFGPLMNKPRLESEAKKKIEKFGIQPSDPNVKTSTLSGGNIQKILLARELANHPNLIIAVNPTAGLDVATVDFVHREITQQADAGAAVLLVSEDLDELLVLCDRIAVLFEGHIVGTFNAALDVRNSIGLAMSGIDTFSKQGALPGQPKPIMEFQNATEWLDKSLG